Proteins encoded by one window of Anomalospiza imberbis isolate Cuckoo-Finch-1a 21T00152 chromosome 20, ASM3175350v1, whole genome shotgun sequence:
- the FKBP6 gene encoding inactive peptidyl-prolyl cis-trans isomerase FKBP6 isoform X1 has protein sequence MMAGGAGRQGLGAGWRDPDLDPTPASTPSLSLASESLQPLQDLTGDGGVRKEQLRPGTGQPVPPSASVAVKYSGYLGNWNKLFCSHGNSKYPRLMKLGKDITLWGLEIGLLSMTKGEAALFILTPEYAYGQRGCPPSIPPNTTVLFKVELLDFIDSEECDAFFELTYEQRDRLPLEKLLKVAATEREFGNYFFYKQCFKIAKDRYKRALSILGRSSSSKAEQSQINASKLLLFLNLSLTYLKLERADQALKYGELALEMDQGNAKALFRCGQACLYMKEYSKSRNFLARAQCIQPFNRDINNELKKLARYYKEYMETEKEMCCQMFDPLNSYG, from the exons ATGATggcgggcggcgccggccggCAGGGGCTCGGAGCCGGTTGGCGGGACCCGGACCTGGACCCGACCCCGGCCTCGACACCGTCTTTGTCTCTGGCCTCGGAGTCTCTCCAACCCCTGCAGGACCTGACCGGCGATGGAGGGGTGCGCAAGGAGCAGCTGCGCCCCGGCACCGGGCAGCCCGTGCCGCCATCCGCCTCCGTGGCAG TGAAGTACTCCGGGTACCTGGGAAATTGGAATAAGCTCTTCTGTTCACATGGGAACAGCAAGTATCCAAGGCTGATGAAACTTGGAAAAG ACATCACGCTGTGGGGACTGGAGATCGGGCTGCTGTCTATGACCAAAGGCGAGGCTGCACTGTTCATCCTCACTCCAGAATACGCCTACGGCCAGCGGGGCTgtcctccctccatccccccaAACACCACGGTCCTCTTCAAGGTGGAGCTGTTGGACTTCATAGATTCAGAGGAGTGCGATGCCTTCTTTGAGTTGACTTAT GAACAGCGGGATAGACTTCCTCTAGAAAAGCTGTTGAAAGTGGCAGCCACAGAGAGAGAGTTTGGCAACTACTTCTTCTATAAGCAGTGCTTCAAGATTGCCAAGGACAGATACAAGAGG GCGCTCTCCATCCTGGGTCGCAGCTCTTCCAGtaaggcagagcagagccagatCAACGCTTCCaaactgctgctgttcctgaaTCTCTCACTCACTTACCTGAAATTGGAACGTGCTGACCAAGCTTTGAAATACGGGGAGTTAGCCTTGGAGATGGACCAAGGAAATGCCAAAGCGCTATTCAGGTGTGGCCAG GCTTGTCTCTACATGAAGGAGTACAGCAAATCCCGGAATTTCCTGGCCAGAGCTCAGTGCATCCAGCCTTTCAACCGTGATATCAACAATGAGCTGAAAAAGTTGGCAAG ATACTACAAGGAGTAcatggaaacagaaaaagaaatgtgctgCCAGATGTTTGACCCTCTCAATTCTTATGGCTGA
- the FKBP6 gene encoding inactive peptidyl-prolyl cis-trans isomerase FKBP6 isoform X2 — MDQSLQHDQLQGHLDPGTVKYSGYLGNWNKLFCSHGNSKYPRLMKLGKDITLWGLEIGLLSMTKGEAALFILTPEYAYGQRGCPPSIPPNTTVLFKVELLDFIDSEECDAFFELTYEQRDRLPLEKLLKVAATEREFGNYFFYKQCFKIAKDRYKRALSILGRSSSSKAEQSQINASKLLLFLNLSLTYLKLERADQALKYGELALEMDQGNAKALFRCGQACLYMKEYSKSRNFLARAQCIQPFNRDINNELKKLARYYKEYMETEKEMCCQMFDPLNSYG; from the exons ATGGATCAGTCACTCCAGCACGACCAGCTTCAGGGACACCTGGATCCAGGAACAG TGAAGTACTCCGGGTACCTGGGAAATTGGAATAAGCTCTTCTGTTCACATGGGAACAGCAAGTATCCAAGGCTGATGAAACTTGGAAAAG ACATCACGCTGTGGGGACTGGAGATCGGGCTGCTGTCTATGACCAAAGGCGAGGCTGCACTGTTCATCCTCACTCCAGAATACGCCTACGGCCAGCGGGGCTgtcctccctccatccccccaAACACCACGGTCCTCTTCAAGGTGGAGCTGTTGGACTTCATAGATTCAGAGGAGTGCGATGCCTTCTTTGAGTTGACTTAT GAACAGCGGGATAGACTTCCTCTAGAAAAGCTGTTGAAAGTGGCAGCCACAGAGAGAGAGTTTGGCAACTACTTCTTCTATAAGCAGTGCTTCAAGATTGCCAAGGACAGATACAAGAGG GCGCTCTCCATCCTGGGTCGCAGCTCTTCCAGtaaggcagagcagagccagatCAACGCTTCCaaactgctgctgttcctgaaTCTCTCACTCACTTACCTGAAATTGGAACGTGCTGACCAAGCTTTGAAATACGGGGAGTTAGCCTTGGAGATGGACCAAGGAAATGCCAAAGCGCTATTCAGGTGTGGCCAG GCTTGTCTCTACATGAAGGAGTACAGCAAATCCCGGAATTTCCTGGCCAGAGCTCAGTGCATCCAGCCTTTCAACCGTGATATCAACAATGAGCTGAAAAAGTTGGCAAG ATACTACAAGGAGTAcatggaaacagaaaaagaaatgtgctgCCAGATGTTTGACCCTCTCAATTCTTATGGCTGA